A window from Betta splendens chromosome 1, fBetSpl5.4, whole genome shotgun sequence encodes these proteins:
- the LOC114855001 gene encoding platelet endothelial cell adhesion molecule-like isoform X7 — protein sequence MGLLLLLTCSLLSSCSVVHAQRKFTIRSVELFIEPHVNVTRGTNVTVRCRALVSSLDQEPLSREYVIYKDNKNVYTKTSITPEDLLYPLPHARVANTGNYRCGITIEGKRIKSEDKKLTVTGLSKPVLRLNNTEVTEGDEVTAKCEAPGETGSIFFSFYEGSKVITESGVNGNQLEAQLPLSSTGTHTLHCTYVVFIMQDLFKSEESDAVHVTVREFTSTPVLEIYPLSDVYEGDRLNLLCTIRNPLLDSKSGYLYLSQGMTMLTAGVSAVNYTVVAKSHVPAEFECRFEMGRIEKVTTKQIAVTELFSVPKLTISPAEVFQGDNITLTCRSEIYVPGRINNRDLIYSLSSFREGFTKMSPGVFSGRTLPYEFNYTCAAQARGVLKESQILTVLPKVSVSAPEISVLGLPVVGRTFQILCHSAVGSLPISYTLLKNGVPLKPFRVTLPWQKATFPVSISSPQEINSYRCQAKNRNEVEQHSNSLNATVIVPLTKPTLFTHPNLTQTYLYEGNELLLICEVTGSPPVTYQWYRGGRRLTSASNLSSVGYHFQRLSKEDGGSYHCEAGNEASVVRSEALTVEVYTAIWKQALIVGACVLLPAALVLGCVLYFKSKRGAASLCDVIEGRATNGTPASVPSLPADVSNRSSYSIPATV from the exons atgggcctcctgctgctgctcacctgctcgCTCCTGTCCAGCT GCAGCGTGGTCCACGCACAGCGAA AATTTACCATAAGAAGCGTCGAGCTGTTCATCGAGCCCCACGTTAATGTGACTCGAGGGACCAACGTGACGGTGAGGTGCAGGGCCCTGGTCAGCAGCCTGGACCAAGAGCCGCTGAGTCGTGAGTACGTCATATACAAGGACAACAAAAATGTCTACACCAAGACCTCCATCACCCCCGAGGACCTCCTGTACCCCCTGCCCCACGCCAGAGTCGCTAACACAGGCAACTATAGGTGTGGAATCACCATCGAGGGCAAAAGGATCAAGAGTGAGGATAAGAAGCTCACTGTTACAG GCTTGTCAAAGCCAGTTCTCCGCCTCAACAACACCGAGGTCACCGAAGGGGACGAAGTGACGGCCAAGTGCGAGGCGCCCGGCGAGACGGGTTccatcttcttctccttctaCGAAGGCTCCAAGGTGATCACGGAGAGCGGGGTGAACGGCAACCAGCTGGAGGCCCAGCTTCCGTTGAGCAGCACCGGCACCCACACACTCCACTGCACCTACGTTGTCTTCATAATGCAGGACTTGTTCAAGTCTGAGGAAAGTGACGCCGTCCATGTCACAGTCAGAG AGTTCACCAGCACACCAGTACTGGAGATCTACCCTCTGTCAGACGTCTACGAGGGCGACCGCCTCAACCTGCTGTGCACCATCCGAAACCCTCTGCTCGACTCTAAAAGCGGGTACCTTTACCTGAGTCAGGGGATGACGATGCTCACGGCCGGAGTCTCCGCAGTCAACTACACTGTGGTCGCAAAGTCACATGTCCCGGCGGAGTTCGAGTGCAGGTTCGAGATGGGAAGGATAGAAAAAGTCACCACCAAGCAAATTGCAGTGACTG AGCTCTTCTCAGTGCCCAAACTCACCATTTCTCCAGCTGAAGTCTTTCAGGGAGACAACATCACGCTGACCTGTAGAAGCGAGATCTATGTTCCTGGAAGAATCAACAACAGAGATCTGATTTACAGCCTTAGCTCGTTTCGGGAAGGGTTCACCAAAATGAGCCCGGGCGTGTTCTCTGGCAGGACCCTGCCCTATGAGTTCAACTATACCTGTGCAGCTCAGGCCAGAGGAGTCCTGAAAGAGAGCCAGATCCTGACTGTGCTTCCCAAAG TTTCTGTCTCCGCTCCAGAGATTTCGGTGCTGGGCCTGCCGGTCGTGGGACGCACCTTCCAGATCCTCTGTCACTCGGCCGTTGGCAGTTTGCCCATAAGCTACACCCTTCTGAAGAACGGCGTCCCACTCAAACCATTCCGTGTGACGCTACCGTGGCAAAAAGCCACTTTCCCGGTGTCCATCAGCAGCCCCCAAGAAATAAACAGTTACAGATGTCAGGCTAAGAATAGGAACgaggtggagcagcacagcaacagcCTCAACGCCACTGTCATCG tgcCTCTGACGAAGCCGACCCTGTTCACGCACCCTAACCTGACCCAGACCTACCTGTACGAGGGCAACGAGCTGCTCCTCATATGTGAAGTCACGGGCTCGCCGCCGGTCACCTACCAGTGGTACCGCGGCGGACGCAGGCTGACCAGCGCCTCCAACCTCAGCAGCGTGGGCTACCACTTCCAGAGGCTGAGCAAGGAGGACGGCGGCAGCTACCACTGTGAGGCCGGCAACGAGGCCAGCGTGGTCCGCAGCGAGGCGCTCACTGTGGAGG TGTACACGGCCATCTGGAAGCAGGCGCTGATCGTCGGGGCGTGTGTGCTGCTGCCCGCGGCGCTGGTGCTGGGCTGTGTGCTTTACTTCAAGTCCAAGAGAG
- the LOC114855001 gene encoding platelet endothelial cell adhesion molecule-like isoform X8 has product MGLLLLLTCSLLSSCSVVHAQRKFTIRSVELFIEPHVNVTRGTNVTVRCRALVSSLDQEPLSREYVIYKDNKNVYTKTSITPEDLLYPLPHARVANTGNYRCGITIEGKRIKSEDKKLTVTGLSKPVLRLNNTEVTEGDEVTAKCEAPGETGSIFFSFYEGSKVITESGVNGNQLEAQLPLSSTGTHTLHCTYVVFIMQDLFKSEESDAVHVTVREFTSTPVLEIYPLSDVYEGDRLNLLCTIRNPLLDSKSGYLYLSQGMTMLTAGVSAVNYTVVAKSHVPAEFECRFEMGRIEKVTTKQIAVTELFSVPKLTISPAEVFQGDNITLTCRSEIYVPGRINNRDLIYSLSSFREGFTKMSPGVFSGRTLPYEFNYTCAAQARGVLKESQILTVLPKVSVSAPEISVLGLPVVGRTFQILCHSAVGSLPISYTLLKNGVPLKPFRVTLPWQKATFPVSISSPQEINSYRCQAKNRNEVEQHSNSLNATVIVPLTKPTLFTHPNLTQTYLYEGNELLLICEVTGSPPVTYQWYRGGRRLTSASNLSSVGYHFQRLSKEDGGSYHCEAGNEASVVRSEALTVEVYTAIWKQALIVGACVLLPAALVLGCVLYFKSKRGKREAAAELSVRSITL; this is encoded by the exons atgggcctcctgctgctgctcacctgctcgCTCCTGTCCAGCT GCAGCGTGGTCCACGCACAGCGAA AATTTACCATAAGAAGCGTCGAGCTGTTCATCGAGCCCCACGTTAATGTGACTCGAGGGACCAACGTGACGGTGAGGTGCAGGGCCCTGGTCAGCAGCCTGGACCAAGAGCCGCTGAGTCGTGAGTACGTCATATACAAGGACAACAAAAATGTCTACACCAAGACCTCCATCACCCCCGAGGACCTCCTGTACCCCCTGCCCCACGCCAGAGTCGCTAACACAGGCAACTATAGGTGTGGAATCACCATCGAGGGCAAAAGGATCAAGAGTGAGGATAAGAAGCTCACTGTTACAG GCTTGTCAAAGCCAGTTCTCCGCCTCAACAACACCGAGGTCACCGAAGGGGACGAAGTGACGGCCAAGTGCGAGGCGCCCGGCGAGACGGGTTccatcttcttctccttctaCGAAGGCTCCAAGGTGATCACGGAGAGCGGGGTGAACGGCAACCAGCTGGAGGCCCAGCTTCCGTTGAGCAGCACCGGCACCCACACACTCCACTGCACCTACGTTGTCTTCATAATGCAGGACTTGTTCAAGTCTGAGGAAAGTGACGCCGTCCATGTCACAGTCAGAG AGTTCACCAGCACACCAGTACTGGAGATCTACCCTCTGTCAGACGTCTACGAGGGCGACCGCCTCAACCTGCTGTGCACCATCCGAAACCCTCTGCTCGACTCTAAAAGCGGGTACCTTTACCTGAGTCAGGGGATGACGATGCTCACGGCCGGAGTCTCCGCAGTCAACTACACTGTGGTCGCAAAGTCACATGTCCCGGCGGAGTTCGAGTGCAGGTTCGAGATGGGAAGGATAGAAAAAGTCACCACCAAGCAAATTGCAGTGACTG AGCTCTTCTCAGTGCCCAAACTCACCATTTCTCCAGCTGAAGTCTTTCAGGGAGACAACATCACGCTGACCTGTAGAAGCGAGATCTATGTTCCTGGAAGAATCAACAACAGAGATCTGATTTACAGCCTTAGCTCGTTTCGGGAAGGGTTCACCAAAATGAGCCCGGGCGTGTTCTCTGGCAGGACCCTGCCCTATGAGTTCAACTATACCTGTGCAGCTCAGGCCAGAGGAGTCCTGAAAGAGAGCCAGATCCTGACTGTGCTTCCCAAAG TTTCTGTCTCCGCTCCAGAGATTTCGGTGCTGGGCCTGCCGGTCGTGGGACGCACCTTCCAGATCCTCTGTCACTCGGCCGTTGGCAGTTTGCCCATAAGCTACACCCTTCTGAAGAACGGCGTCCCACTCAAACCATTCCGTGTGACGCTACCGTGGCAAAAAGCCACTTTCCCGGTGTCCATCAGCAGCCCCCAAGAAATAAACAGTTACAGATGTCAGGCTAAGAATAGGAACgaggtggagcagcacagcaacagcCTCAACGCCACTGTCATCG tgcCTCTGACGAAGCCGACCCTGTTCACGCACCCTAACCTGACCCAGACCTACCTGTACGAGGGCAACGAGCTGCTCCTCATATGTGAAGTCACGGGCTCGCCGCCGGTCACCTACCAGTGGTACCGCGGCGGACGCAGGCTGACCAGCGCCTCCAACCTCAGCAGCGTGGGCTACCACTTCCAGAGGCTGAGCAAGGAGGACGGCGGCAGCTACCACTGTGAGGCCGGCAACGAGGCCAGCGTGGTCCGCAGCGAGGCGCTCACTGTGGAGG TGTACACGGCCATCTGGAAGCAGGCGCTGATCGTCGGGGCGTGTGTGCTGCTGCCCGCGGCGCTGGTGCTGGGCTGTGTGCTTTACTTCAAGTCCAAGAGAG